The Chitinivorax sp. B DNA window CGGCAGCACTGCCAGCCTGTTCACCCACCATGGTGGCATGAAGGTGATTGCCGCCAAGGCCCCGGTCAGTATCCAGGCCCATGACGACACCCTGCACCTGGTATCGGAACAAGCTCTGACCCTCACCAGCAGTCAGGATGAAATCCGCATCCTGGCGCAGGAGCAGGTGACGTTGTTTGGTGGCGGCGCGGAGATCGAGCTCAAAGGCGGCGACATCACCTTCAAGGCCCGCGGTAAGTTTGAGGTCAAGGCGGCGTCGGTGGTGTTTGATGGGCCGGGGCGCGAAATACCTCTGTTGGGTACGCTGCCGTTTGACAAGGAAAAAATTAAAGACTGGATCGAAATCGAGCGTAAATATGCCGATGGCGATCCCGTGCAGGGGGCAAAATTTACTGTCACTTATGCCGACGGCACCCAAAAATCCGGGAGATTGAATACAGAAGGTTTCGCTCATATCGACGACGTCCCGAAGCGGGGCGATGTTCAGATCACGATTGGGGAAGATGCTAGGCCATGGGTCATCAACGACGATGCCAAAGACGAAAACATAGACAACCCCGCTTACAAACAGAAAGTCACGCCAGAACAAGCAATTGAGCTTTACAAGAAAGTGTTTGGAAATCAATCATGAGTACCATGTCAAACGATTCTCCGCTGGACTGGCTATTGGGTGTTATCGCAGGTGACTTCAACGATGACCCAACGACGGCTCAAGTGATCGTAGGCTCAATCATTACAGCCATTCCCTTTGTCGACCAACTGGCAGATATTCGGGACATCGTTGCCAATATCAAAAAAGTGAACGATGACAGTAATGACTCCTGGGCATGGGTGGCTTTGGTCATCACGCTGATCGGGCTGATCCCAACCTTTGGGAGTCTACTCAAAGGAGTGTTGAAGCTACTGGTACGGGGTATCAAAAAAGGCGGCCGATACCTTGATGAGGCACTCGATTTGATCCTTGCGTTAGTGCGCGGTAGCGGCAAGGGGGATCCCGTACGATACCTCAAGAGCATTCCCTGGGAGACGTTCGGCCGCCAAGCGCTTGAACGATACGTCGGGATCATTAATGCCATCAAGACCGCTGTATTGGACTTACAGCATCGATGGCTGGCCAAGCAATTGATCGGCTCGGAAAAGCTGGCCAAAATCGCCTCGCAACTGGACATGTTGAAGCGACAGGGATACGACCAGATTCCTAAGACCATGCGATTCCTGAAAGCGGAATTGGATAAACTGCTCGCGAGAGCCAAGCCCGCTGAGATAGCGGGCCAGACTGAGACCAAAAACGCGCTGAAGCATAGCGAGAAGCCTTTATTGCGATTGGAATATGAAATCGCCAGCAAGCGCATGGTCGACAAGATCGATGAAATGAAAAAGGCAGGCAAGTCAGATGCAGAAATTGCTGATTTTGCCGTCAAAGAGAGGCGACGGTTACAGATTGCCACCCGGAAAGAAGGGGATCCCGACCTAGCTAATTTGATCGCCGCACGCAATAAGAAAGTTTACAATGACCCAGAGGGAATCAATGCCAAACGCGCTGCGGATGGTCGCTGGCAATATGAACAGATGGTAAAAGGTACTGAGCACAATCCTAAATACGAGATCAAGTATAAAACTGATGAAGAAATGATTTCTGGAGCCATGCGATCTGGCGGAGATGATTTCCCATGGGAAAAGGTACTGGAACTGGGCAGAGCCAGAAAATCTGGGGACGTGATAAGAACAAAAGAATTGGTAAATGAAATCAAGAAAATCATGAGACTCTAAATATGAACGCAAATCATGTTTTACTAAGAGATTTTATATATACCGATCCTGTACTCTGCATGGATATCACCACTGGTGAATGGCGCAATGCAACTGAGCTTGAGTATCCACCCGAGACCGAATACATCGGGGATGCGCCTAATCCCATTCGTGGCATTTATATAGTTAATAAAGGACAACACTTCTTTCGTTACGCAACACCAAACGATCGGGTTATTTTCCGAGACGACGCGGGGTCTTGTATCGAAATTGACGGACATATTTATGCAGTGGTCGAACCATCTAAAGACCTCGCTGGTGAAATAGAGCCCGATTATAATCTATTCCAACTCTTTCATGACAATGGTCAACTACTCTATCAATTTCGCTATGAGGCAACGCTTTATAGAAAGCTTTATGAAACTGAATTAATGACGGGCACCGGTGCAAATGTTATTTTTGGCGACCTGACATTAGGAGACTGGGATTTTTTCTATAACATGATTGATGCTTGTAGTTATGTAAAAAATACATTTAGTGAGAACCAAGCCAATGGTTCGCAAATAGGAGACACCCCAGCAATGCGCCTCCGCTGCGACGCCGACCAGCCCTGCCCTCGCACCGGCTGGTGGTGGAGCCCGGCTGCGGGTGAACAAGGTCGGCAGCATTTCGAGCAAGGCCAGATCCTGCCCAAGACCGAGTCGGATTACGGCACCACCATCTGGTATTGGGAAGCAGACCGGCAAAACTAATTCGTAGGGAGCGCTACACTACAGGCCGACTGAGCCCAATATTGGAATCGTCAGATGCAACGCAACCTGAGTTACGAAGCCCACCTGTGGTACACCATTACTTCACCGGATTATGTGCAGCGAGCCAAAGGCTATTTGCAAGATGCCCACGACTTTCTCTTATCACAGATGGGGCGTGAACCACTTGCAACTGAATATCCGCCGCTTATCCATTGGGCTAGCGAAATTCAGCACCTGATCGATACCTTTGATAATGAAATGGCCGTGCTCAGGCAGGGTGAATACGGTGCGATGCTGGGGTGGGGTGGGCGTTTGGAACGCGTGCCCAGAGGGTTTGACGAAAGCGTGCAGTGGATGTCAAACGAGGATTATCGAACCTTTAAACGCAAACTGAATTTGGCAGTGAGTATTTGCAGCGACTTTGACTTCGCGCTATCGATGAGTCGTATGTATTCCAGCCAAGGCTATAAGGACGGCACTAAAGACTGGCATTATTGCGTTCCAGAGGATATGGGTATTGTCAGCAACAATATTGCACTGAATTACGAGGAACACATTTTCCCCACTCCGCCCGCAGAACTCCCCGAATACGCGCCCGACACCAGCGTTACCTGCAAAACCGGCGACATCGTGCCCTGGACCGGCGTGTGGGTGCCCACCACCGGCATGGGCACGGCCGCACTGGTATTCGCTCGCAAACACGTGCAGATCATGCAGCCGTCTTACGAAGTGGCTTACTACGACGAAGACTTGGAGATGGTGACCAAATTCAATCTCGTTGACACCACCTTCCACCCGGTCAAACCCACCGGCCGCATGCTGCCCTGGCCGCAACCCGTCACCGCGACCGAGCACCTCGAACGCCTGCGCTGCGAAGCCGACCAGCCCTGCCCTCGCACCGGCTGGTGGTGGAGCCCGGCTGCGGGTGGACAAGGTCGGCAGCATTTCGAGCAAGGGCAAATCCTACCCAAAATCGAGTCGGATTACGGCGCCACCATCTGGTATTGGGAAGCAGACCAGCAAGACTAATTCGCGGGGAACGCGACACTACAGGCCAACTGAGCCCAACATTGGAATCGTCAGATGCAACGCAACCTGAGTTATGAAGCTCACTTATGGTACACCCTGACCTCGCCCGACTATGTGATGCAGGCGAAGGGCATCTTGCAGGATGCCTTTGATGTGCTGATGGATTGCGTCAAGGCCACGCCCTACATCGGCGATTACCCGCCGGTCCCCTATTGGGGGAGTGTGGTGGAAGAGTTGCTGAACAGCTTCGATAACGCTCTGGCCATGCTCAAACAGGGCGAATATGGAGAGATGATGGGCTGGGGCGGTCGCCTCATGCAGGTTCCACGCGGCTTTGACGAAGGCAACATGAACTGGATGCAGGGGCGCGCAGAGGAGTTCATGAGTTTATTGAACAAAGCGGGTAGCTATTGTAGCGACTACAACCGAGCGCTAGTCATGAGCCGTGAATATGGCAGTGCAAGCTACAAAGACGGGACTGGCGATTGGCGCTTTGAAATGCCAGAAGATATGGGAATAGAAGGCAACGATATTGCCCTCTATTATGAAAAATACGTATTCCCCAACCCACCCGCCGAATTGCCCGAATATGCACCTGATACCAGCATAACCTGCCAAACTGGCGATATCGTCCCCTGGACTGGCGTGTGGGTGCCCACCACTGGCATGGGCACCGCCGCACTGGTGTTTGCCCGCAAACATGTGCAGATCATGCAGCCGTCGTACGAGATCGTGAGCCGGGATGCTGACGGTTACGTCGATCAATACAATCTCGTCCACACCACCTTCCACCCGGTCAAACCCACCGGCCGCATGCTGCCTTGGCCGCAACCCGCCGCAGCGGCGGAACCCCTGGAACGCCTGCGCTGCGAAGCCGGCCAGCCCTGCCCTCGCACCGGCTGGTGGTGGAGCCCAGCAGGTGGCGAGCAAGGTCGGCAGTATTTCGAGCAGGGCCAGCTCCTGCCCAATCCCATCAAGGCAAACAGCAATCTTGGCTCGATGGCAAATATTTCACCAAACGATGACAAATGACCTTGCAATCTATGGGCTGGATTTCTCGAGCAAACCATCGGCGAAGAAACCGATTGTCGTTGCCAAGGGATTGATCACAGATAATGTGTTGGCGCTCACCCAAATCGAGTTGCTGACCACGCTGCGGGATTTCGAGCAGTTTTTGTTACGAGATGGGCCATGGGTTACAGGGTTTGATTTTCCCTTCAGTTTCCCGCGTGATTTGATCATGCATCAACATTGGCCCAATACATGGCCGGCCTTGATGCAATATATTCGTCAGTACTCCAGAGATCAACTCAAGGCCATTTTCAAGGTCTGGTGTGATGCTCGACCAGCCGGTGCAAAGTTTGCACATCGCACAATCGATCGTCCAGCCGGCGCTTCACCTTCCATGAAATGGGTAAACCCGCCTGTTGCATGGATGCTATTAGAAGGTGGGCCGCGACTATTGGATGCAGGAATATCATTGCCAGGTATTTGTACTGGTGATACCAATCGAGTGGGATTGGAAGCCTATCCAGGCTTCCTGGCACGACAGGTAACCCGAGAGTCATACAAAAGTGATGATGTGTCAAAGCAGACAACGGCCAGATTACAGGCACGTACCAAGATATTGCATACCTTGGTAGAAGGCACATTACTTGGTCTTCAACTTGATGCTCGCGAATTTGAAACCCAAGTACTAACAGATGGCAGTGGCGACAAACTGGATGCGGTCATGTGCTGTCTCCAAGCGGCTTGGGGATGGCTCCGCCGCCACGAGAACTACGGTTTGCCTTCCACTATGGACCCACTGGAAGGTTGGATCGTTTCAGTGCCAGCCCTACCTTCAACGGGCCAGCACTGAGGTACACCGATCAATAGCCCGTCTGCGTATCAGGATTGATCTGGTTGTGTCGCATCATCCGTTTTGGAATGAAGACTGTGTGTTTAGAAAGTGGCCATGCCCAGCTGGGTTTCGATTGTGCTTCATCAGTCTGTTTTTTGGACTTGAGTAATCTGGGTGTTTCCATCGGTGCAGGGACCGTTACCGCATGTTCTGATCTTTCTGGTAACGGTCTAGCAAATAGTGCATCCAATTCACGGTGACCCTGGATCAAAATTGGAATCAACCGGTTACCAGCTTTGAACAAGTCGAAGCTGGAACGGGCGGCAATGACTTTTTGAATAAAACTGAGCCACTCGGTCCACACCCGTCGGTAAAGGCTGCCCGAATCATCCGATGCAGTCCGCCCTGTATTTAGCCCTTCTGACATGGTATAGCCATATTGTTCGATCCACTGCGCAGTTCGATTGGCCAAACGATCAAAGACACCGTCTTGCAACCATTGTTGCACTGTCGCTTTGGTAGCCTCCGGTAGGCGATTATCCTGAATCAGGTAACCTAAAGCTTCAAACAAGTGGCTCGTATGATCACGTTCCGGTTTTTCAGCCGATCGTTGTAGCAGCGATGGTAACAATTGCCAGCGCTGATCCTGCAACCGGTTCAAACGTTCCTTTCCTGTCATCACGCATCTCCCAATATCGGCCTCTACCATAGGCACTATACGACAATGACATGAATCTAACATGAACAGCGATAGTAGAGTAAACAGTAAAAGGTTTTTTTACCAGGACATTGATTGATCCGCAGAACGTGTCAAAACTACGTTCCAGCGGTCCCAAAGCTTTGCTTCTTGTTGAGATGCAACCGATCCAATATTTGCAAAAAGAACGCGACTACAGTTAGTAGCCGCGTTTAAAAGAGACGATGAATAGATGGTCAACGAACAGCAAATAAGAGAGTGGGAGATTTGCCAGCCAGTTGATCACCAAACCACTGAGACATCAGGCATCTGCGCGAAAGTGCTTCCATGGCAGAACCTGGAAATCTGATAGTGGCTGTACGTCTCTGACGGCTTTCTGTTGCACACAGTCATTGGAGGCAGTGATGTGTCCGACCGACGCAGCTGATCTTGCAACCGAGGTAGTGGATGGTGAACCCATCCAACCCTGAAAGCTGATCATGGATTGCCCTACACCTGCCAACATCCACATAAACAGCACACATGTTAAGGCGCCGGCGAGCCCAAATTGTACGAACGGGTTGATAGTTGAAATCGTGTTAGTTCTCATCACTGCCTCCTGATTGCATTCATTGACGCGCTGTTGGCACGCCTTCCGTTTTTCAGTGATTGCAGTGTAGCGCAAGGTATCTTGCAGAACAAGATACCTTGCTAAAAAAAATACCTATCGTATACAAGATACCTTGTGATGTACTCTATTAAGGAAAATGTCATCAATACAGGTGCGACGATAGAGAGGGGGCTAGAAATGGGAAACATTACCGACTTGATCATTAGTTACACCAGAAAAAAAGCAGCACGGACGTCGTCGCGTGCTGCTTTTTTTGATACCGTCAGGTTGACTACAAACCATAGTGAACCCTATATGTATGAATTGCCGAGCTGAGACCTAAAACCAAACGTGGGCATTCATCCCAACGTGATTTCCTTTAACGGATTGGCTGGTATCTTCTTTCCACTTGTACTTGATTGCAGTGTAGCGCAAGCCAAGTGAAATGTTGTCTGTGGCTTCGTACTCATACTGCAGCACTAATCCTGGCGCATTCTTGAACTTATGTTTGAAACGATCTGTAAATTCAAAGGTTGTGTTGAAGTCATACCTCAACCCCAAACCTACCGCGTGTTTGTCAAAGTGGTAGGCTGGGATAATTTCCAGTGGATAGCGGTAGAACTGGAAGCTAACTTTCTTATCAGCGACCAACGGATCGTCACCTTGAACAGTATCAAAGTGATAGCCCAACGTTGCCTGAACTGACACGGGCAATTTGCTGAAGCGATAACGTGTACCAAAATCTACTTGGAACAAGCGCCCCGCACGCACATTTTCATTGTTGACCACTTTGCCTGTTGCTTTGTCATAAACCTTGATTTTGCCCATATCATCGCCGCCGGCAGTCAGCCCGATACCAGCACCAATCTGCCACGGGCTTCGGATAGTATCGTCCAGATTCATGTCAGCCAAAGCAGCGCTACTGGCACAAAATGCAGCCAGTGTCAGAAGGTACTTCATTGATTGCTCCATTATTTCAAGTGTATGAGCATTATAACCTGCTTCATGACATTGTTGTTTAAGGAAATCAATTTCAACTTAACCAGCGTTTTGCATGAAGACCACACCTATTTATTAGCCTGTACCCATTGATACCACTGCTCAAACAAAACAGGATCCAGCGCAGCAATAGCCGATCTGCGCCAAATATTATCCGACCAGAAATCATCATGATGAATGCTGCCTAGTCGCCCTCCGGCTTCAAGCAAAATCAGCGTACCAGCCGCATAGTCCCATAGCCGTTGACCACCATGTAGAATCAGATCAAATCGACCAGCCGCAACCCAGCACCAGTCCAATGTACTTGCACCTAGATTACGTTGACTCCCGAATGGCGCGACTGTCATCAAGCGTGCAGGTAATTTGCCAGGTAACCATTTCAGCTCCACACCAGCAATAGCTTCTCCAATAGCAGGCTGATGATTTTTCAGAGGTAAACGAACCCCGTTCACAAAGGCTCCGTGACCAGCTAAAGCATAAAATGCTTCGTCTGAGCAAGGGTTATAAATTACCCCCATGACGGGTTTACCCTGCTTAAGAAAAGCAACCGAGATTGCGAAGTATGGCAAACCATGGACAAAATTAGTGGTGCCATCAATGGGGTCGACACACCACAATCCGTCATCCCCATTTTCCCAAAGTGCTTGCTGCTCTTCATCCGTCATCTCCTCGCCCAATACCGGCGCATCAATGATGGTAGGCAGCTCGCGTTTCAGTCCCTCCTGCGAGGCCAGATCCGCTTCGGTAAACAAGGTGCCATCATACTTACGTGAGTAGGCCACATTCAGAAAACGTGGCATGACCTCAGTTTGTGCAATGCGCTTGACCGCCGCGATCGCGGCCTCAAGCGTATTCCAATTCACGTCAAACATCTGATTCCCACTTGATTGTTCTGTAGATAAGTACGTTGACACACGCCACTGCCTATCACGAAATTTGAGCTCTGTTCCGAGTCTGAAACTGACATCAGTACATAATGACTGACTCACTTGTACCGATAATAAATTGTATGGATGATCGACAAGAACTCAGCGCGATACACCATCAAACCGTTCAGGTCAGACAAGCATTTACCGCACCCTCAATCATAACTGGGTTTCGCAGATGGGATTGGCAACGATACAATTACCACCATCTTACCGCATCAAGCAGTGGCACAGGTTTTCGTGCCCTGGTTAACTGAATCAGCAATAGGAACACTTACTGGCCATGCCTCGCTTCTACATCGATACCCCACTTGTCGACAACATGCCAATTGACTTGCCTGAAGCGGTTTGTCGTCATGTGCAGGTATTACGTCTGCAACCTGGCGATATCATTACGCTGTTTGACGGCAATGGTCACGAAATTGATGCAGTGTTGGCTGACATTGCAAAGAAACGCGCCACAGTGCTAACACAATCGATACGCCAAACCGATCGCGAGTCCCCATTGAATACCACCCTGGTCCAAGCGGTTTCTAGCGGTGATCGCATGGACTACACCTTGCAAAAAGCGGTTGAATTGGGCGTGACCACAATTATTCCCGTTATCAGCGAGCGTTCCGTTGTCAGACTACAGGGAGAACGAGCAGAAAAACGCATACAACATTGGCAAGGTATTGTCATCAGCGCCTGTGAGCAATGTGGACGTAATACTGTACCAACAGTACATGCTCTACAGTCGTTCAATGACTGGGTTAAGCAGCCAAAACCTATAGCGTTGAAGCTGATGCTCTCACCCCAAGGCAGTGGTCGGGTACGCGATCTACAACCAGTCACGGAGATTGCATTGCTGGCAGGCCCGGAGGGTGGACTCACCGCAGCAGAAGAGGCTGCCGCCATGAATGTTGGGTGGCAACCATTGAAATTGGGACCACGTATTTTACGAACGGAAACCGCAGCAGTTGCTACGATCGCAGCACTCCAAGCATTGTGGGGAGATGTGTAAAACCACGGTAGTCACTTTCTACATCTCATAGATGGCACTCTCGATTAAATCCTTCCACCCTGCATTACTTCATCTCAATACCAAACACAAATCCGGTTTTGCTACCTCAGGCCAAGTCCTGTTCACACCCCATGCTTGACCGTATGGCTCCATTAAATCGAATCACTGTCCATCCTGGCTCCCTACAACCAAATTTATAAGCCCCCGCCTCAATTGCAAATTGCCCCTTCTCCTTAACTGCTTCTCCACACAAACCATTGTTGTAGCAATGGTTTCATCTACCTTAATCACATCACAACAGAAGCTTACTCAAAACTTACATTTTGCTTTACAAAAATTTAGAGTAGAACTATAGTTCAACGCGGTTGGAATCAAAAATGCAACCATAAAACTAGATAAATCATATATTTCCACGACAGTTGGAAGGAGATGGCCATGACTTACACGATATCGAAAGTATTCAAGTGCTTATCCGCTGCCGGGCTAGTCAGTATCGCGCTGGCGGCAAAGGCCGGTGAAGTAGAAGTACTGCACTGGTGGACCTCTGGTGGTGAGGCGAAGGCCGCATCAGAATTGAAAAAAATCATGCAAGGCAAGGGCCATACCTGGAAAGACTTTGCTGTAGCTGGCGGTGCGGGCGACAACGCCATGACCGTTTTGAAGTCCCGCGTGGTATCGGGTAACCCGCCTGCAGCGGCACAAATCAAAGGGCCATCCATACAAGAGTGGGGTGATGAAGGTGTTCTGGCCAATTTGAATGATGTTGCCAAAGCAGAACAATGGGACACCGTATTGCCCAAAGTTGTAGCTGACGTCATGAAATACAAAGGCAACTATGTTGCCGCACCGGTTAACGTACATCGCGTGAACTGGCTCTGGGTCAATCCAGAAGCACTGAAAAAAGCCGGCGCCAAGGTGCCCACCAACTGGACCGAATTTTTTGACACCGCCGAAAAACTACAAAAAGCCGGCATCGTCCCCCTGGCACATGGCGGCCAAGCTTGGCAAGATGCAACGGTGTTTGAAGCCGTCGCACTTGGGCTAGGTGGTGCAGATTTTTACAAGAAGGCATTCATCCAGCTTGATCAGGCAACGCTGAAAAGCGCCAAGATGGAAGAAGCACTGACCACTTATAAGAAACTCAAAAAATACGTCGACAAAAACAGCCCTGGCCGTGATTGGAACCTGGCAACCGCCATGGTGATCCAGGGCAAGGCTGGCATGCAGATTATGGGTGACTGGGCAAAGGGTGAATTCCTGGCTGCCGGTAAAGTGCCAGGAAAAGATTTTGTCTGTGCCCCTGCTCCTGGCACCAGCAATACTTTCACCTTCAATATCGATAGCTTTGCCATGTTCAAGTTGTCTGGTGAGGCAGCCAAAGCCCAGAAAGATTTGGCTGCTGCCATCATGAGCCCGCAGTTCCAAGAAGTATTCAACCTGAACAAAGGTTCCATCCCTGCCCGTTTGAACATGGACATGGCAAAGTTTGACGACTGCGGTAAACAATCCTCCAAAGATTTCGTCGCCACAGCCAAGACTGGCGGCCTACTGCCTTCCTGGGCACATGGTATGGCAATGTACTCGGCAACCCAAGGTGCTGTTCAGGATACGATTTCCCAATACTGGAACACCGACAGCATGACAGCCAAGCAAGCGATGGACAAGATCGCAGCTGCAGCCAAAGTGAAATAAGCGCCGTTGGTGATGAGGGCATTGCGCCCTCTCACAGTCCTCTGATCCATTGTGATGTTTACCTGCCGTGGTCAGCATAGTCACCGGCACGGAACGTGGTGGCAGAAATCTGTGCAGCCATGCAGATCTTGCCATTGGCACCGAACCGGGGTCGTGCAGACCCGTTTAGCTGATCCTGTGGCAAATCTTGTCCAGGTTGACGCCCCGGCGGCTTGCCCGCCGCCGGGATTTTTTTGGCTGACCCCGCGGCCAGCCGTCATTAACGCTGGCCTGGAACCCTACCAAACCTGAATGGCTGGGTTTGCAAGGAGTGAAATATGTCCCAATCCGTTACCACCAATTATGGCTCTCTCGACAAATGGCTACCCAAACTGGTCTTGGCACCTTCATTCGTGCTGACCTTGGTATTCGTTTATGGCTTTATCGCCTGGAATGGCTATCTATCTTTCACGCCATCTCGAATCCTACCCAACTATGACTGGGCAGGCCTCATTCAATACGAACGCCTGTTTGACAATGAGCGATGGTGGGTAGCGGTCAAGAATCTTGGCATCTTTGGTACCTTGTTTATGGGTATATCCATGGCCTTGGGTTTGATGCTTGCCATCTTCCTTGACCAAAAAATTCGCATGGAAGGTGTATTGCGCACAATTTACCTGTATCCGATGGCGTTATCGTTCATTGTTACCGGTACGGCCTGGAAATGGATACTTAATCCAGGCCTCGGCCTGGAACACTTGATGCACCAATGGGGTTTTGAAAGTTTCACGTTTGACTGGCTAGTCAATACTGACATGTCAATATATACAGTAGTCATCGCCGGGGTATGGCAGTCATCCGGCTTTGTAATGGCCCTGTTTTTGGCTGGGCTACGTGGTATTGACGATTCCATCATCAAGGCAGCCCAAGTCGATGGTGCATCACTGCCGCGCATCTACTGGCGAATCATCGTACCTTGCTTACGCCCGGTAT harbors:
- a CDS encoding sugar ABC transporter permease produces the protein MSQSVTTNYGSLDKWLPKLVLAPSFVLTLVFVYGFIAWNGYLSFTPSRILPNYDWAGLIQYERLFDNERWWVAVKNLGIFGTLFMGISMALGLMLAIFLDQKIRMEGVLRTIYLYPMALSFIVTGTAWKWILNPGLGLEHLMHQWGFESFTFDWLVNTDMSIYTVVIAGVWQSSGFVMALFLAGLRGIDDSIIKAAQVDGASLPRIYWRIIVPCLRPVFFSTLMILAHLAIKSFDLVMALTSGGPGFSSDVPATFMYSMAFTRGQIGIGAASAMMMLATLAALVVPYLYSELRNNKHG
- a CDS encoding DUF429 domain-containing protein: MTNDLAIYGLDFSSKPSAKKPIVVAKGLITDNVLALTQIELLTTLRDFEQFLLRDGPWVTGFDFPFSFPRDLIMHQHWPNTWPALMQYIRQYSRDQLKAIFKVWCDARPAGAKFAHRTIDRPAGASPSMKWVNPPVAWMLLEGGPRLLDAGISLPGICTGDTNRVGLEAYPGFLARQVTRESYKSDDVSKQTTARLQARTKILHTLVEGTLLGLQLDAREFETQVLTDGSGDKLDAVMCCLQAAWGWLRRHENYGLPSTMDPLEGWIVSVPALPSTGQH
- a CDS encoding outer membrane beta-barrel protein — encoded protein: MEQSMKYLLTLAAFCASSAALADMNLDDTIRSPWQIGAGIGLTAGGDDMGKIKVYDKATGKVVNNENVRAGRLFQVDFGTRYRFSKLPVSVQATLGYHFDTVQGDDPLVADKKVSFQFYRYPLEIIPAYHFDKHAVGLGLRYDFNTTFEFTDRFKHKFKNAPGLVLQYEYEATDNISLGLRYTAIKYKWKEDTSQSVKGNHVGMNAHVWF
- a CDS encoding 16S rRNA (uracil(1498)-N(3))-methyltransferase; this encodes MPRFYIDTPLVDNMPIDLPEAVCRHVQVLRLQPGDIITLFDGNGHEIDAVLADIAKKRATVLTQSIRQTDRESPLNTTLVQAVSSGDRMDYTLQKAVELGVTTIIPVISERSVVRLQGERAEKRIQHWQGIVISACEQCGRNTVPTVHALQSFNDWVKQPKPIALKLMLSPQGSGRVRDLQPVTEIALLAGPEGGLTAAEEAAAMNVGWQPLKLGPRILRTETAAVATIAALQALWGDV
- a CDS encoding inositol monophosphatase family protein, which encodes MFDVNWNTLEAAIAAVKRIAQTEVMPRFLNVAYSRKYDGTLFTEADLASQEGLKRELPTIIDAPVLGEEMTDEEQQALWENGDDGLWCVDPIDGTTNFVHGLPYFAISVAFLKQGKPVMGVIYNPCSDEAFYALAGHGAFVNGVRLPLKNHQPAIGEAIAGVELKWLPGKLPARLMTVAPFGSQRNLGASTLDWCWVAAGRFDLILHGGQRLWDYAAGTLILLEAGGRLGSIHHDDFWSDNIWRRSAIAALDPVLFEQWYQWVQANK
- a CDS encoding ABC transporter substrate-binding protein translates to MTYTISKVFKCLSAAGLVSIALAAKAGEVEVLHWWTSGGEAKAASELKKIMQGKGHTWKDFAVAGGAGDNAMTVLKSRVVSGNPPAAAQIKGPSIQEWGDEGVLANLNDVAKAEQWDTVLPKVVADVMKYKGNYVAAPVNVHRVNWLWVNPEALKKAGAKVPTNWTEFFDTAEKLQKAGIVPLAHGGQAWQDATVFEAVALGLGGADFYKKAFIQLDQATLKSAKMEEALTTYKKLKKYVDKNSPGRDWNLATAMVIQGKAGMQIMGDWAKGEFLAAGKVPGKDFVCAPAPGTSNTFTFNIDSFAMFKLSGEAAKAQKDLAAAIMSPQFQEVFNLNKGSIPARLNMDMAKFDDCGKQSSKDFVATAKTGGLLPSWAHGMAMYSATQGAVQDTISQYWNTDSMTAKQAMDKIAAAAKVK